One genomic region from Thioalbus denitrificans encodes:
- a CDS encoding efflux RND transporter periplasmic adaptor subunit, with the protein MTNPMKSLLLAALLSGAPLLQAADGKDAAGATAGAQATLHWARRVELGTPVSGVVAEVLVEVGDRVAADQVLLRLDPRRFEAEVARARAEVRRLELARGEAKQELERAEELYARTVISAHDLEQAKIDFAAADAEYASAHAAATQARMDLQDSAVRSPIEGVVVQRRAEVGQTVVSRLESRPLLVVADNTAMVARARLGADAVALVRPGQQATVEVGGRRYTGSVTELGLEPVEEFGSPEYSVGVSFSPVAEVPLRAGLSATVEFK; encoded by the coding sequence ATGACCAACCCGATGAAGAGCCTTCTCCTGGCCGCCCTGCTGTCCGGAGCGCCCCTGCTGCAGGCGGCTGACGGGAAGGACGCCGCCGGAGCGACGGCCGGTGCGCAGGCCACCCTGCATTGGGCCCGCAGAGTGGAACTGGGCACCCCGGTGTCCGGCGTCGTGGCCGAGGTGCTGGTGGAGGTGGGCGACCGGGTCGCTGCCGACCAGGTTCTGCTGCGGCTCGACCCACGCCGTTTCGAGGCCGAGGTGGCCCGCGCCCGGGCGGAGGTGCGGCGGCTCGAGCTCGCCCGCGGCGAGGCGAAGCAGGAACTGGAGCGGGCCGAGGAGCTCTACGCCCGCACCGTCATCTCCGCCCATGACCTTGAGCAGGCGAAGATCGACTTCGCCGCCGCCGACGCCGAGTATGCCTCGGCCCATGCCGCGGCCACCCAGGCCCGGATGGATCTGCAGGACAGCGCGGTGCGCTCGCCCATCGAAGGGGTGGTGGTGCAGCGTCGGGCCGAGGTGGGACAGACCGTGGTGAGCCGGCTGGAGAGCCGGCCACTGCTGGTGGTGGCCGACAACACCGCCATGGTGGCACGCGCCCGCCTCGGCGCCGATGCCGTGGCGCTGGTGCGCCCGGGGCAGCAGGCCACCGTGGAAGTGGGTGGGCGTCGCTACACCGGCAGCGTGACCGAGCTGGGTCTCGAGCCGGTGGAGGAGTTCGGGAGTCCCGAGTACAGCGTGGGCGTCAGCTTCAGCCCGGTTGCCGAGGTGCCCCTGCGGGCCGGACTCTCGGCGACGGTGGAGTTCAAGTGA
- a CDS encoding acylphosphatase: MTHPVCLRCIVSGRVQGVWYRAGTRQRATGLGLSGHARNLSNGDVEVLACGEPEAVKTLCDWLWEGTPAAEVTDVACETVPAPARLEGFTTG, from the coding sequence GTGACCCATCCCGTCTGCCTGCGCTGCATCGTCTCCGGGCGCGTGCAGGGGGTCTGGTACCGCGCCGGCACCCGCCAGCGGGCCACCGGGCTCGGGCTGAGCGGTCATGCCCGCAACCTCTCCAATGGCGACGTGGAAGTGCTGGCCTGCGGCGAACCCGAAGCCGTGAAGACGCTCTGCGACTGGCTGTGGGAGGGCACCCCGGCGGCCGAGGTCACCGACGTGGCCTGCGAGACCGTTCCCGCCCCGGCCCGCCTCGAGGGCTTCACCACGGGTTAA
- a CDS encoding proline--tRNA ligase codes for MRTSRLLLATLKETPADAEVISHKLMLRAGMIRKLAAGLYTWLPLGLRVLRKVETIVREEMDRAGAQEVLMPAVQPAELWQESGRWEDMGAEMLRLKDRHQREFCFGPTHEEVITDLIRNELRSYKQLPANFYQIQTKFRDERRPRFGVMRAREFLMKDAYSFHLDMASLEETYRVMHEAYCRIFDRIGLTYRPVLADTGAIGGSGSHEFHVLADSGEDAIAFSDASDYAANVELAEALAPAQARPAPGAGMATVDTPEQHTIEEVSAFLDVPPGQTLKTLVVRGDSAEAPLVALVLRGDHELNAIKAGKLTAVADPLEFAADADIRAALGCGVGSLGPVGLAIPVIVDRSAAVVADFVCGANVDGKHLTGVNWGRDLPEPAVADIRNVVPGDPSPDGNGTLAIARGIEVGHIFQLGEKYSRAMNATVLDESGQAVVMSMGCYGIGVSRVVAAAIEQNNDERGIIWPQAIAPYQVALLPMNMHKSQRLREAAETLYRELTANGFEVLFDDRRERPGVMFADMELIGIPHRLVLGERGLDSGEIEYKGRRDSESQNIPLDGVMDFLLERLAG; via the coding sequence ATGCGAACCTCACGACTGCTGCTCGCCACCCTCAAGGAGACCCCGGCCGACGCCGAGGTCATCAGCCACAAGCTCATGCTGCGCGCGGGCATGATCCGCAAGCTGGCCGCGGGGCTCTACACCTGGCTGCCCCTGGGGCTGCGGGTGCTGCGCAAGGTGGAGACCATCGTGCGCGAGGAGATGGACCGGGCCGGGGCCCAGGAGGTGCTGATGCCGGCGGTGCAGCCGGCGGAGCTGTGGCAGGAGTCGGGGCGCTGGGAGGACATGGGCGCGGAGATGCTGCGCCTCAAGGACCGTCACCAGCGGGAATTCTGCTTCGGCCCCACCCACGAGGAGGTCATCACCGACCTCATCCGCAACGAACTGCGCAGCTACAAGCAGCTGCCGGCCAACTTCTACCAGATCCAGACCAAGTTCCGCGACGAGCGCCGGCCCCGCTTCGGCGTCATGCGCGCCCGCGAATTCCTGATGAAGGACGCCTACTCCTTCCACCTGGACATGGCCTCCCTGGAGGAGACCTACCGGGTGATGCACGAGGCCTACTGCCGCATCTTCGACCGCATCGGCCTCACCTACCGCCCGGTGCTGGCCGACACCGGCGCCATCGGCGGCAGCGGCTCCCACGAGTTCCATGTGCTGGCCGACTCGGGCGAGGACGCCATCGCCTTCTCCGACGCCAGCGACTACGCCGCCAACGTGGAGCTGGCCGAGGCCCTGGCCCCCGCGCAGGCGCGGCCGGCCCCCGGCGCCGGGATGGCCACCGTGGACACCCCGGAGCAGCACACCATCGAGGAGGTCTCCGCGTTCCTCGACGTGCCTCCCGGACAGACACTCAAGACCCTGGTGGTGAGGGGCGACAGCGCCGAGGCCCCGCTGGTGGCGCTGGTGCTGCGCGGTGACCACGAGCTCAACGCCATCAAGGCGGGCAAGCTCACGGCCGTGGCCGACCCGCTGGAATTCGCCGCCGACGCCGACATCCGCGCCGCGCTGGGCTGCGGCGTGGGCTCCCTCGGCCCGGTGGGTCTCGCCATCCCCGTCATCGTGGATCGCAGCGCCGCGGTAGTGGCCGACTTCGTCTGCGGCGCCAACGTGGACGGTAAGCACCTCACCGGGGTGAACTGGGGCCGGGATCTCCCCGAGCCGGCCGTCGCCGACATCCGCAACGTGGTGCCGGGCGACCCCAGCCCCGACGGCAACGGCACCCTCGCCATCGCCCGCGGCATCGAGGTGGGGCACATCTTCCAGCTGGGGGAGAAGTACAGCCGCGCCATGAACGCCACGGTGCTGGACGAAAGCGGCCAGGCGGTGGTGATGTCCATGGGCTGCTACGGCATCGGGGTCTCCCGGGTGGTGGCGGCCGCCATCGAGCAGAACAACGATGAGCGGGGCATCATCTGGCCCCAGGCCATCGCCCCCTACCAGGTGGCCCTGCTGCCCATGAACATGCACAAGTCCCAGCGCCTGCGCGAGGCCGCCGAAACCCTCTACCGGGAACTCACCGCCAACGGCTTCGAGGTGCTGTTCGACGACCGCAGGGAGCGCCCCGGCGTGATGTTCGCCGACATGGAGCTCATCGGCATTCCCCATCGCCTGGTGCTGGGCGAACGCGGCCTCGACAGCGGCGAGATCGAGTACAAGGGCCGCCGCGACAGCGAGTCCCAGAACATCCCGCTCGACGGCGTCATGGACTTCCTGCTGGAACGACTGGCGGGGTAG
- a CDS encoding SDR family oxidoreductase, which produces MNQPRSVLVTGCSSGIGLCVAQGLAGRGWRVFATARKPADVQRLTALGLESLVLDLDDSDSIATSLGTILERTGGRLDALFNNGAYGQPGAVEDLTRDALRAQFETNLFGTLELTNRVLPVMRAQGHGRIVQNSSVLGLVSLPYRGAYNASKFALEGLTDTLRLELAGTGIHVSLVEPGPIVSRFRDNAHAAFRRHIDAESSPHRETYRAMERRLTKRGPAAPFTLGPEAVLSKVVHALESPRPRVRYYVTLPTHLFATLRRLLPHRALDAVLHRVSRGENR; this is translated from the coding sequence TTGAACCAACCCCGATCCGTTCTCGTCACCGGCTGCTCCAGCGGCATCGGACTGTGCGTGGCCCAGGGGCTCGCCGGGCGCGGCTGGCGGGTCTTCGCCACCGCCCGCAAGCCCGCCGACGTGCAGCGGCTGACGGCGCTGGGCCTCGAGTCGCTGGTCCTGGATCTCGACGACAGCGACTCCATCGCCACCAGCCTCGGCACGATCCTGGAGCGCACGGGTGGGCGCCTCGACGCCCTGTTCAACAATGGCGCCTACGGCCAGCCCGGCGCCGTGGAGGATCTCACCCGCGACGCCCTGCGGGCCCAGTTCGAGACCAACCTGTTCGGCACCCTGGAGCTCACCAACCGGGTCCTCCCGGTCATGCGCGCCCAGGGGCACGGGCGCATCGTCCAGAACAGCTCCGTGCTGGGACTCGTCAGCCTCCCCTACCGCGGCGCCTACAACGCCAGCAAGTTCGCCCTCGAGGGCCTCACCGACACCCTGCGCCTGGAACTGGCCGGCACCGGCATCCATGTCAGCCTGGTGGAGCCGGGCCCCATCGTCAGCCGCTTCCGCGACAATGCCCATGCCGCCTTCCGGCGCCACATCGACGCCGAGTCGAGTCCCCACCGCGAGACCTACCGCGCCATGGAGCGGCGGCTCACGAAACGGGGACCGGCCGCCCCCTTCACCCTCGGCCCCGAGGCGGTGCTGAGCAAGGTGGTCCACGCCCTGGAGAGCCCCCGCCCCAGGGTGCGCTACTACGTCACCCTCCCCACCCACCTGTTCGCCACCCTCCGCCGCCTGCTGCCCCACCGGGCCCTCGACGCCGTCCTGCACCGCGTCTCCCGCGGCGAGAACCGGTGA
- a CDS encoding PAS domain S-box protein encodes MRQGLLERSGHTPRRRAWYASGGFLLLLLALWQLGGYWLGEHLRADLHARIDLQADAQVARLESALRQRFRLLDGLAAFTAHTPKDARFKSAFEDFSARLQINDPVVLAFSLIPREGRGYRWEAPGAGLPAASPRLPPVPGLPTPGLARLGPVLDAGAGRLAVETIVPVYDHGQFWGRATALLAISPLLREAGLEAVDPELEWALLKPPQRLLGGHSALLERNPRYFRMNLPGSDWRLAMEPRNGWEAAVATPLRLYGAGGLVLVVLLTVLFHLLAGRQAWLAESVHQGTEVLTRTNRSLQREARGRQHLEEQLRRCRDLVDHSPDAFLIIEPATAGVVEINSSGCRLFERSRDLLANAPFPELVNLGDGMEGWSDLVTAVQTEPGKRLPGEIRLRDGRRRPVEIALSHVNRGSERHLVAVVRDVSERSRAEQVLREEESRLRRIVEEMPVMLDAFDEQGRVLFWNRACERVSGYRAEEIVGNADAFALLYPDPDYRQRMLEERNRRGHNYRDWEWRLTTRSGEVRNILWSDISARIPIPGWPVWTVGMDITSLRHAEERLSLYQAIFSHSTDAVGIIATDGHYLRQNAAHRRLLGYEDEVLHRNTPALHMGESNFTEIVREIESRGDFRGEVTCRRADGRHIEVEIAAFPVLDGTGRPFCYVGIKRDATERRRVEQRLRQAATVFENTTEGVMITDARQRIIMVNDAFTSITGYSRREALGRTPDLLGSGHHPQSFFDAMNAQLREQGQWRGEIWNRRRDGELYPAWLSIGTVRNDAGDISNYVAVFSDISSIKESERKFAHLAHHDALTGLPNRLLFHARLEQAINEARRKGGRLAVFFMDLDRFKAINDTLGHAVGDSLLKEVATRLSGCVRESDTVARLGGDEFTLILTGLQQPDDAALVAHKILAAMAAPFSLGDEARQVTTSIGIAIYPRDADTQELLVECADHALYEAKAAGRNAFRFSNGGDGGADVTGKPGPEAT; translated from the coding sequence ATGCGGCAGGGTTTACTGGAGCGTTCGGGCCATACCCCGCGCCGCCGGGCCTGGTATGCCAGCGGGGGCTTCCTGCTGCTGCTGCTGGCCCTCTGGCAGCTGGGCGGGTACTGGCTGGGCGAACACCTGCGCGCCGATCTCCATGCCCGCATCGACCTCCAGGCCGATGCACAGGTGGCGCGGCTGGAATCCGCGCTCCGGCAGCGCTTCCGCCTCCTCGACGGACTTGCCGCCTTCACCGCCCACACGCCGAAGGATGCCCGCTTCAAGTCCGCCTTCGAGGATTTCTCTGCCCGTCTGCAGATCAACGATCCCGTCGTCCTGGCCTTCAGCCTGATCCCCCGGGAGGGCCGCGGCTACCGCTGGGAAGCGCCGGGCGCCGGGCTGCCCGCCGCCTCGCCACGCCTTCCGCCCGTACCCGGATTGCCGACCCCCGGCCTGGCCCGGCTCGGGCCGGTGCTCGACGCCGGTGCCGGACGCCTGGCCGTGGAAACCATCGTGCCCGTCTACGATCACGGACAGTTCTGGGGCCGCGCCACGGCGCTGCTGGCGATCTCCCCGCTCCTGCGGGAGGCCGGACTCGAGGCGGTGGATCCGGAGCTGGAATGGGCGCTGCTGAAGCCGCCGCAGCGTCTGCTGGGCGGCCACTCGGCGCTCCTGGAACGGAATCCGCGCTACTTCAGGATGAACCTGCCCGGAAGCGACTGGCGCCTGGCCATGGAGCCCAGAAACGGCTGGGAGGCGGCCGTCGCCACGCCGCTGCGCCTGTACGGCGCGGGCGGACTGGTGCTGGTGGTGCTGCTGACCGTCCTGTTCCATCTCCTGGCCGGGCGCCAGGCCTGGCTCGCCGAGAGCGTCCACCAGGGCACCGAGGTCCTGACCCGGACCAACCGTTCCCTGCAACGGGAGGCCCGCGGCCGCCAGCACCTGGAGGAACAGCTGAGGCGCTGCCGCGATCTGGTCGATCACTCGCCGGACGCCTTTCTCATCATCGAACCGGCAACCGCGGGTGTCGTGGAGATCAACAGCTCCGGCTGCAGGCTGTTCGAGCGTTCCCGCGACCTCTTGGCCAACGCCCCGTTTCCGGAACTGGTGAATCTCGGCGACGGAATGGAGGGCTGGAGCGACCTGGTCACCGCCGTGCAGACGGAACCGGGCAAACGGCTGCCCGGAGAGATCCGGTTGCGCGACGGCCGCCGGCGGCCGGTGGAAATCGCCCTCAGCCATGTCAACCGGGGCAGCGAGCGCCACCTGGTGGCGGTGGTGCGGGACGTCAGCGAAAGGAGCCGGGCCGAGCAGGTGCTGCGCGAGGAGGAGTCGCGCCTCCGGCGCATCGTCGAGGAGATGCCGGTGATGCTCGACGCCTTCGACGAACAGGGCCGGGTCCTGTTCTGGAACCGCGCCTGCGAGCGGGTGAGCGGCTACCGCGCCGAGGAGATCGTGGGCAACGCGGATGCCTTCGCCCTGCTCTACCCGGACCCCGACTACCGCCAGCGGATGCTCGAGGAACGCAACCGGCGGGGGCACAACTACCGCGACTGGGAGTGGCGGCTGACCACCCGCAGCGGCGAGGTGCGCAACATTCTCTGGTCGGACATCTCCGCCCGGATCCCGATACCCGGCTGGCCGGTATGGACCGTGGGGATGGACATCACCTCCCTGCGCCACGCCGAGGAGCGCCTCAGCCTCTACCAGGCCATCTTCTCCCACTCCACCGACGCGGTGGGCATCATCGCCACCGACGGCCACTACCTGCGCCAGAACGCGGCGCACCGGCGCCTGCTCGGTTACGAGGACGAGGTCCTGCACCGCAACACCCCCGCCCTGCACATGGGCGAGAGCAACTTCACCGAGATCGTCCGCGAGATCGAAAGCAGGGGGGACTTCCGCGGCGAGGTCACCTGCCGGCGCGCGGACGGCCGGCACATCGAGGTGGAGATAGCCGCCTTCCCGGTCCTGGACGGGACGGGCCGGCCCTTCTGCTACGTGGGCATCAAGCGTGATGCCACCGAGCGCCGGCGGGTGGAGCAGCGCCTGCGCCAGGCCGCGACCGTGTTCGAGAACACCACCGAGGGGGTCATGATCACCGATGCCCGCCAGCGCATCATCATGGTCAACGACGCCTTCACCTCCATCACCGGCTACAGCCGCCGCGAGGCTCTCGGCCGCACTCCCGACCTGCTCGGCTCCGGCCACCACCCGCAGAGCTTCTTCGATGCCATGAACGCCCAGCTGCGTGAGCAGGGCCAGTGGCGCGGCGAGATCTGGAACCGCCGCCGCGACGGCGAGCTCTACCCGGCCTGGCTCAGCATCGGCACCGTCCGCAACGACGCGGGCGACATCAGCAACTACGTCGCCGTCTTCTCGGACATCAGCTCCATCAAGGAATCGGAGCGCAAGTTCGCCCACCTCGCCCACCACGACGCCCTCACCGGGCTGCCCAACCGGCTGCTGTTCCATGCCCGGCTGGAGCAGGCCATCAACGAGGCCCGGCGCAAGGGCGGCCGGCTGGCCGTGTTCTTCATGGACCTGGACCGGTTCAAGGCCATCAACGACACCCTGGGACATGCCGTGGGAGATTCCCTTCTGAAGGAGGTGGCCACCCGGCTGAGCGGGTGCGTGCGCGAGAGCGACACGGTGGCGCGGCTGGGTGGCGACGAGTTCACCCTGATCCTGACCGGACTGCAGCAGCCGGACGACGCCGCCCTGGTGGCGCACAAGATCCTCGCCGCCATGGCGGCCCCGTTCAGTCTCGGTGACGAAGCCCGCCAGGTCACCACCAGCATCGGCATCGCCATCTACCCCCGGGATGCCGACACCCAGGAGCTGCTGGTGGAGTGCGCCGATCACGCCCTGTACGAGGCCAAGGCCGCGGGCCGCAACGCCTTCCGCTTCAGCAATGGCGGAGACGGAGGCGCGGACGTGACGGGGAAACCGGGTCCGGAAGCCACCTGA
- a CDS encoding DUF1614 domain-containing protein gives MRSPFSPLQLLLFIFLIAFLVVFVQLGVLTIAVEKLGLSPSSALLLLAASLFGSAINLPLFQVDARPPPPGQLDWRFRTLLRPPPAFTGKTVVAVNLGGCLIPLTFSAYLMRLHPLGWGEVLAAVAAVAAISHWISRPIPGLGIGMPIFVAPLAAAAVALLVDPQQSAPLAYICGTLGVLVGADLLRIGDIRAMGVPIAAIGGAGTFDGIFMTGIVAVLLA, from the coding sequence GTGCGCTCACCCTTCTCGCCCCTGCAGCTGCTGCTGTTCATCTTCCTCATCGCCTTCCTGGTGGTGTTCGTGCAGCTCGGCGTGCTCACCATCGCGGTGGAGAAACTGGGCCTTTCCCCCTCCTCCGCGCTGCTGCTGCTGGCCGCCTCGCTGTTCGGCAGCGCCATCAACCTGCCCCTGTTCCAGGTGGATGCCCGCCCGCCGCCCCCGGGCCAGCTCGACTGGCGCTTCCGCACCCTGCTGCGCCCGCCCCCGGCCTTCACCGGCAAGACCGTGGTGGCGGTGAACCTGGGCGGCTGCCTGATCCCGCTGACCTTCTCCGCCTACCTGATGCGGCTCCACCCCCTGGGCTGGGGCGAGGTGCTGGCGGCGGTGGCGGCGGTGGCGGCCATCAGCCACTGGATCAGCCGACCCATCCCCGGTCTCGGCATCGGCATGCCCATTTTCGTCGCCCCCCTGGCCGCCGCGGCCGTGGCCCTGCTGGTGGACCCGCAGCAGAGTGCACCGCTGGCCTACATCTGCGGCACCCTGGGCGTCCTGGTGGGCGCCGACCTGCTGCGCATCGGGGATATCCGCGCCATGGGGGTACCCATTGCCGCCATCGGCGGGGCGGGCACCTTCGACGGCATCTTCATGACCGGTATCGTCGCCGTGCTGCTCGCCTGA
- a CDS encoding ribose-phosphate diphosphokinase: MSDMLVLGFPEYQSPAVRLGKALDCPCDAVAVHRFPDGESLVRLPSELPAHVILCRSLEHPNDKLVELLLAIDTARNLGAERLTLVAPYLCYMRQDTAFNPGEAVSQRIVGRLLGERLEAVITVDAHLHRISDLPEVIPGARAVNLTAAPLMAARLARRSDGPLLLGPDQESEQWVAGIAAKAGLEYAIAHKIRHSDHAVSISLPEVEVAGRTVVLVDDVVSTGHTVAETAAALKAAGARRVDCLVTHPLLAPGAEQLLEKGGIDTLCSSDSIIHPSNVEQLAGLLARAIRSLDGADTLEPDSLIVDGG; the protein is encoded by the coding sequence ATGTCTGACATGCTGGTACTCGGATTCCCGGAATACCAGTCTCCCGCCGTACGCCTGGGCAAGGCGCTGGATTGTCCCTGCGATGCGGTCGCGGTCCACCGGTTTCCGGACGGGGAGAGCCTGGTGCGCCTGCCCTCGGAGCTGCCCGCCCACGTCATCCTGTGCCGCAGCCTGGAGCACCCCAACGACAAGCTGGTGGAGCTCCTGCTGGCCATCGACACGGCCCGCAACCTCGGCGCCGAACGGCTGACCCTGGTGGCCCCCTACCTCTGCTACATGCGCCAGGACACCGCCTTCAATCCCGGTGAGGCGGTCAGTCAGCGGATCGTGGGCAGGCTGCTCGGCGAACGGCTGGAGGCGGTGATCACCGTGGATGCCCACCTGCACCGGATCAGCGATCTGCCCGAGGTAATCCCCGGGGCCCGGGCCGTCAACCTGACCGCGGCGCCGCTGATGGCCGCACGGCTCGCCCGGCGCAGCGACGGCCCCCTGCTGCTGGGCCCCGACCAGGAGTCGGAGCAGTGGGTGGCGGGCATCGCCGCCAAGGCGGGGCTGGAGTACGCCATCGCCCACAAGATCCGCCACAGCGATCACGCCGTGAGCATCAGCCTGCCGGAGGTGGAGGTTGCCGGACGGACGGTGGTGCTGGTGGACGACGTGGTGAGCACCGGGCACACGGTGGCCGAAACCGCCGCCGCCCTCAAGGCGGCCGGCGCCAGGCGGGTGGACTGCCTGGTGACCCACCCGCTGCTGGCCCCCGGCGCCGAGCAGCTGCTGGAAAAGGGGGGGATTGACACCCTCTGCAGCAGCGACAGCATCATCCACCCGAGCAACGTCGAACAACTGGCCGGACTCCTGGCACGGGCAATCCGTTCCCTGGACGGCGCGGACACCCTGGAGCCCGACAGCCTCATCGTCGACGGGGGCTGA
- a CDS encoding thymidine phosphorylase family protein, with translation MGKEPNGNGLLRLRRVDIDTYRENVGYLHRECPVYRAEGFQALSKVEITTNGKTVLALLNVVDDEAIVAPDELGLSEQAFDQLGVEAGAPVRVAQAEPPASMDAVRRKIAGERLTEEDFHAITRDLVHNRYSKMEMAAFLVASGQTGLDRDEVLYYTRAMADSGRRLDWHEPLVADKHCIGGIPGNRTSMLVVPIVAAHGMLIPKTSSRAITSPAGTADTMEVLARVELSPERLHSIVRKERGCLAWGGTAHLAPVDDILIAVERPLGMDAVGQMVASILSKKLAAGATHLLVDIPVGPTAKVRHMRQALALRKLFEFVGDRIGILLEVIITDGRQPVGRGIGPVLEARDVMQVLGNHPDAPPDLRQKALRLAGRVLEFDPDIRGGHGFAIARDILDSGRALAKMNAIIAAQGGLEASPGPSELTHEVTAAQDGVVVGIDNLQMNRIARLAGAPMDKGAGVDLLRKLGDPVRKGEPIYRIHAEFEADFRFARGLAERDSGYSIGTTEQLPGTYVDF, from the coding sequence ATGGGCAAGGAACCGAACGGCAACGGGCTGCTGCGGCTGCGGCGGGTGGATATCGACACCTACCGGGAGAACGTGGGCTACCTGCACCGGGAGTGTCCGGTCTACCGTGCCGAGGGCTTCCAGGCCCTCTCCAAGGTGGAGATCACCACCAACGGCAAGACGGTGCTGGCACTGCTGAACGTGGTGGACGACGAGGCCATCGTCGCCCCCGACGAGCTGGGGCTCTCGGAGCAGGCCTTCGACCAGCTGGGCGTGGAGGCCGGCGCGCCGGTGCGGGTGGCCCAGGCCGAGCCCCCCGCCTCCATGGACGCGGTGCGGCGCAAGATCGCCGGCGAACGGCTCACCGAGGAGGATTTCCACGCCATCACCCGCGACCTGGTCCACAACCGCTACTCGAAGATGGAGATGGCCGCCTTCCTGGTGGCCTCGGGCCAGACCGGCCTCGATCGGGACGAGGTCCTCTACTACACCCGCGCCATGGCCGACTCGGGACGGCGGCTGGACTGGCACGAGCCGCTGGTGGCGGACAAGCACTGCATCGGCGGCATTCCCGGCAACCGCACCAGCATGCTGGTGGTGCCCATCGTCGCCGCCCACGGCATGCTCATCCCCAAGACCTCGAGCCGCGCCATCACCTCCCCGGCCGGCACCGCCGACACCATGGAGGTGCTGGCCCGGGTCGAGCTCTCGCCCGAACGCCTGCACAGCATCGTGCGCAAGGAGCGCGGCTGCCTGGCCTGGGGCGGCACCGCCCACCTGGCCCCCGTGGACGACATCCTCATCGCCGTGGAGCGGCCGCTGGGCATGGACGCGGTGGGCCAGATGGTGGCCTCCATCCTGTCCAAGAAGCTGGCGGCGGGGGCCACCCACCTGCTGGTGGACATCCCGGTGGGGCCGACCGCCAAGGTGCGGCACATGCGCCAGGCGCTCGCCCTGCGCAAGCTGTTCGAGTTCGTGGGCGATCGCATCGGCATCCTGCTGGAGGTCATCATCACCGACGGCCGCCAGCCCGTCGGCCGCGGCATCGGCCCGGTGCTGGAGGCCCGCGACGTGATGCAGGTGCTGGGCAACCACCCCGACGCCCCGCCGGACCTGCGCCAGAAGGCCCTGCGCCTTGCCGGTCGGGTGCTGGAGTTCGACCCCGACATCCGCGGCGGTCACGGCTTCGCCATTGCCCGGGACATTCTCGACTCGGGACGGGCGCTGGCCAAGATGAACGCCATCATCGCCGCCCAGGGCGGGCTGGAGGCCAGTCCCGGGCCCAGCGAGCTGACCCACGAGGTCACCGCCGCCCAGGACGGCGTCGTGGTGGGCATCGACAACCTGCAGATGAACCGCATCGCCCGCCTTGCCGGCGCCCCCATGGACAAGGGCGCCGGGGTGGACCTGCTCAGGAAGCTGGGCGACCCAGTGCGGAAGGGTGAACCCATCTACCGCATCCATGCCGAGTTCGAGGCCGACTTCCGCTTCGCCCGGGGGCTGGCCGAGCGGGACAGCGGCTACAGCATCGGCACCACCGAGCAGCTGCCCGGCACCTACGTGGATTTCTGA